The genomic interval ACCTTTACAGACTGACCATAGGGTGTAATTTTACCTTCCTCTGATTTGCTGCTGATCTTATTCACGACAAATACTGTAGCTACAAAAAGGACGATTGCTATAACTAATACTGCTAGCACTTTAAGTAAAATGAACAATATTTTTTTCATTTTACTAACTGGTTTTTTGCCTGAATTCAAATCCATTTTCTTTGCCTCTCGTATGTTCACTCTCATCTTCTCCTGTCATTTTCTCTGTGTTGGGCACTCTTAATTGGCCGCTAAAGAAAGCTTATACGACGAAGATGTACTCCGCGTGACGGCAATATGAACTGAATATGAACAGCAAAAAAAATGCTGCGGCAACACATGCAATGAGTTTGCACAGGCTGCCGCAGCATAGAATAAACGAGCGATGTCGACTAATACATTATGAATCGAATTACTCTGTCGGAGTAATGATTGGCAGGGTGACAATGAAGGTCGTTCCTCGGCCAGGCTCACTTTCCACTCGGATGTCACCTTGATGAAGCGATACGATCTGTTTAACGATGGCAAGTCCCATACCGCTGCCTTCATATTTACGGCTGTGGGAGCGATCTGCCTTAAAAAAGCGCTCGAAGATACGCTTCTGATCCTCTAGTGCAATACCTATGCCGCTGTCGGATATTCGGACGATCACGTTTTTGATATCTTGTTTGATACTCACTTTAATGATGCCGCCATCCTGCGAAAATTTGATGCTGTTGCCGATTATATTAGTCCATACCTGATTTAACAAATCATGATCAGCTGAAAAAATAACAGTGGGCAAATGGAGGTCGAAATGAATTTTGCGAGTCGACCACTGCGGCTGAATTGCGACGATAATTCGTCTTATTTGCTCGTCAAGTCTAAATGCGGTTAGCCGCATCTGTTGTGACTGTGATTCAAGCAAACTCAGCTTTAGCAGACTATCGCTCATCTTGGACATCCGTTCGGCTTCAGCGATAATAATATCTAGGTAGCGATTTCGATCATTATCCGCAACATTGGCTTGCTTGAGCGCTATAGCATAGCCAGATATTGAGGTGAGCGGCGACTGAACCTCGTGCGAGACATTCGTTACAAATTCTCTGCGCATCTGCTCCAACTGCTGCAGGTCATGCATCATTTCTTCGAAGCTTCGAGCCAGCGTTCCCAGCTCGCCCGTTTGTTTAATATTC from Paenibacillus sp. FSL K6-3182 carries:
- a CDS encoding HAMP domain-containing sensor histidine kinase, with amino-acid sequence MIKSLYTRVVLIFLVSVIGGTVIAFFVATWAFQEKLSENSQILMRNFGQDITRIYETIPSPEADKLVSGMKQLNSYHVRIYETTDRFQSFGALHGHKPAAITKEHVLKVLDGEIVQVRMKGVTVTFIGLPLKTDMGIKAMFVEALSPPSASTIFKWGLSFVAYALVTGSLFILIASIFLIRPIKKLTRATRRIASGDFNVKLNIKQTGELGTLARSFEEMMHDLQQLEQMRREFVTNVSHEVQSPLTSISGYAIALKQANVADNDRNRYLDIIIAEAERMSKMSDSLLKLSLLESQSQQMRLTAFRLDEQIRRIIVAIQPQWSTRKIHFDLHLPTVIFSADHDLLNQVWTNIIGNSIKFSQDGGIIKVSIKQDIKNVIVRISDSGIGIALEDQKRIFERFFKADRSHSRKYEGSGMGLAIVKQIVSLHQGDIRVESEPGRGTTFIVTLPIITPTE